The Vairimorpha necatrix chromosome 1, complete sequence genome contains a region encoding:
- a CDS encoding ATP-dependent RNA helicase (DHX8) produces the protein MSKFYKYNLLIEKYSQNILECINSSKYTLIKGPTGCGKSTYIPLLLNNKNIAIIQPRRIAVTSLHSTLSNVTENVGYKMRFNKKISKNDKIVIYTDGAFLNDVFETEYDYIIVDEVHERSVRTDVLLCLLKQTKSKVILMSATVDTCKIQKYFNASVFEIPGESFPCEIIYSETPVADYILESYTIIKEIIMNNSQTKNAYNNKNDLSWLEKSKISFENNKDILVFLTGEEDINELATLLKKILGIKILKIYSSLSDEEQTKIYEKSNLRKIILSTNICETSLTIPGIKYVIDTGLVKNKIYDGINYFGILQISKESADQRLGRCNRTGPGICYRLYTEKTYKNFQNLIPEICVADLSRPILQLIQRKINIFKFDFLDFPTQKNVERSLKFLFNKNLINENLQITKHGNRILSYPLEIHLSCFYDDCLNNNLGMYGSILVSLISIDNYNFIRNINTDKLVYKSDIKYLVDLFNEFINSKNKKDFCKLKDVSLKNLEKAHKIYKSLNKNKKGDFELLEKIFSKSFEHNLSIKEEDGAYRHLGTNKKVYIHPSSYLFKRNEKKIVFVDSLCTTKEYVRIVSKYIK, from the coding sequence ATgtctaaattttataagtacaatttattaatagaaaaatattctcaAAACATCTTAGAATGTATTAATTCATCAAAATACACTTTAATAAAAGGACCAACAGGATGTGGTAAATCTACTTATATTCCACTTTTAttgaataataaaaatattgctATAATTCAACCAAGAAGAATAGCAGTGACTTCTTTGCATTCGACTTTGTCGAATGTCACAGAAAACGTAGGCTATAAAATGAGATTTAACAAgaaaataagtaaaaatgACAAAATAGTAATTTACACGGACGGggcatttttaaatgacgTGTTTGAGACTGAATACGATTACATTATAGTAGATGAAGTACATGAAAGATCAGTCCGGACTGATGTACTACTTTGTTTgttaaaacaaacaaagtcTAAAGTAATACTCATGAGTGCGACAGTCGACACATGTAAAATTCAGAAATATTTCAATGCAAGCGTATTTGAGATACCAGGGGAATCTTTCCCCTgtgaaataatttattctGAGACACCTGTGGCcgattatattttagagTCATACACgattattaaagaaatcaTAATGAATAATAGTCAAACTAAAAATgcttataataataaaaacgaTTTAAGTTGGTtagaaaaatcaaaaatatcttttgaaaataataaagacatTTTGGTCTTTTTGACTGGTGAAGAAGACATCAATGAACTCGCGactttattaaagaaaattctcggcataaaaatattaaaaatttactcaAGTCTCAGTGACGAAGAACAGAcgaaaatttatgaaaaatcaaatctaagaaaaataattctaaGTACAAATATTTGTGAAACTTCTCTAACTATTCCaggaataaaatatgtcatAGACACAGGactagtaaaaaataaaatttatgatgGCATAAATTATTTCGGAATACTTCAAATTTCTAAAGAATCGGCCGACCAAAGACTAGGACGATGTAACAGAACTGGACCAGGTATTTGTTACAGACTTTACACAGAAAAAacatacaaaaatttcCAAAATTTGATTCCTGAAATCTGCGTCGCAGATTTGTCAAGGCCCATTTTGCAACTCATCCAAAGAAAAATCAacattttcaaatttgaCTTTCTAGATTTCCCAACTCAAAAAAACGTGGAAagatctttaaaatttttatttaataaaaatttaataaatgaaaacTTACAAATTACTAAACATGGAAATAGAATTCTGAGTTATCCTTTAGAAATCCATTTAAGTTGTTTTTATGATGattgtttaaataataatttaggTATGTATGGGTCTATTCTTGTCTCATTAATAAGTAtagataattataattttataagaaatattaatacagataaattagtttataaatcagatataaaatatctggtagatttatttaatgaatttataaattcaaaaaataaaaaagatttttgcAAATTGAAAGATGTTTCCTTGAAAAATCTTGAGAAAGCgcataaaatttataaaagtttaaataaaaataaaaaaggagattttgaattattagaaaaaatatttagtaaATCTTTTGAGCATAATTTGTctataaaagaagaagatgGGGCTTATAGACATTTAGGAACCAATAAGAAGGTTTATATTCATCCTTCtagttatttatttaagagAAATGAGAAAAAGATAGTATTTGTAGATTCATTGTGTACTACGAAAGAGTATGTTAGAATAGTAAGcaaatacataaaataa